A region from the Variovorax sp. V93 genome encodes:
- a CDS encoding MurR/RpiR family transcriptional regulator, whose product MTPSLLQKIAQARSSAPATRRAILDLILEDPDRALEESFEQLAERSRSSVPTIMRTCRDLGFAGLREFKLALAQELALGGSPLHRRVNIEDAADEVVGKIARSAAASVSGVRGQLDMQVLEGAVAAIAAAPHVDLYGAGATSWFMANDLQARLFRLGLSANAWADYHLQQVAGAAQRPGGVVIAISHVGGMPSLLDAVDIARGQGAKVVALTRPGTALAAKADFLLGLSVPDDAVMHVGIDAYLTHLTAIEILTVLVAQRRGEPAVQRLQRAREAFQRHGIDATTHPLQSWDGGGINTGGRAS is encoded by the coding sequence ATGACCCCCTCCCTGCTTCAGAAGATCGCGCAGGCCCGCAGCAGTGCGCCGGCCACACGGCGCGCGATTCTCGACCTGATCCTCGAAGACCCCGACCGCGCGCTCGAAGAGAGTTTCGAGCAGTTGGCCGAGCGCTCGCGCAGCTCGGTGCCCACCATCATGCGCACCTGCCGCGACCTCGGCTTTGCGGGGCTGCGCGAATTCAAGCTCGCGCTCGCGCAGGAGCTGGCGCTCGGCGGCTCGCCGCTGCACCGGCGCGTGAACATCGAGGATGCGGCCGACGAAGTCGTCGGCAAGATCGCGCGCAGCGCCGCGGCCTCGGTGTCGGGCGTGCGCGGACAGCTCGACATGCAGGTGCTCGAGGGGGCGGTGGCCGCCATCGCGGCCGCGCCACACGTCGACCTGTACGGCGCGGGCGCCACCTCATGGTTCATGGCCAACGACCTGCAGGCGCGGCTCTTCAGGCTCGGCCTCTCGGCCAATGCCTGGGCCGACTACCACCTGCAGCAGGTGGCCGGTGCGGCGCAGCGCCCGGGCGGCGTGGTCATTGCCATCTCGCACGTGGGCGGCATGCCTTCGCTGCTCGACGCGGTGGACATCGCGCGCGGGCAGGGCGCCAAGGTGGTCGCGCTCACGCGGCCCGGCACGGCGCTGGCGGCCAAGGCCGATTTCCTGCTGGGCCTCTCGGTGCCCGACGACGCCGTGATGCACGTGGGCATCGACGCCTACCTGACGCACCTCACGGCCATCGAGATCCTGACGGTGCTGGTGGCGCAGCGCCGCGGCGAGCCTGCGGTGCAGCGGCTGCAGCGCGCACGCGAGGCCTTCCAGCGCCATGGCATCGACGCCACCACGCATCCGCTGCAAAGCTGGGATGGCGGCGGCATCAACACCGGAGGCCGCGCATCGTGA
- the paaZ gene encoding phenylacetic acid degradation bifunctional protein PaaZ translates to MTTTLQSYIAGRWIGQQTAQQLRSAVNGQPVAATHAEAIDFAEALQYARRTGIPALMALDFQQRSERLKALAKYLAAHKETLYAISAHTGATRADSWIDIEGGAGTLSAYAGIGSNELPSGNLVHEGPAFPLGKKGGFAGTHILVPRGGVAVHINAFNFPVWGLLEKFAPSFLAGMPCIGKPATATSYLTEALVRLIVQSGILPEGSLQLVIGGTGDLLDRLEGADVVTFTGSADTAARLRVHPNLVRQSIPFNAEADSLNCAILAPDVTPDDEEFDLFVKEVAREMTVKAGQKCTAIRRAIVPRQHLDAVAERLRTRLAKAVVGDPSREEVRMGALASRAQQADVAERVATLLQRAELVYGERDGFSPVGDGVSEGAFFAPTLLLSRKPLEHDAAHDVEAFGPVSTLMPYDGIDEALALAARGRGSLVGTLVTRDPAIAARAIPVAAAWHGRLLVLDREAAAESTGHGSPLPQLKHGGPGRAGGGEELGGLRAVKHYLQRAAVQGSPTMLAAITGEHVRGAAVRESEVHPFRRYFEDLRIGDSLLTHRRTVGEADIVAFGGISGDYFYMHFDEVAARESPFGKRIAHGYFVLSAAAGLFVSPAPGPVLANYGLDTLRFVKPVGIGDTIRARLTCKRKIDRNRKDASGQGQGVVAWDVEVTNQDGELVASYDILTLVSKKPETT, encoded by the coding sequence ATGACCACCACCCTCCAAAGCTACATCGCTGGCCGCTGGATCGGCCAGCAGACCGCCCAGCAACTGCGCAGCGCCGTCAACGGCCAGCCCGTGGCAGCCACGCACGCCGAGGCCATCGACTTCGCCGAAGCGCTGCAGTACGCGCGCCGCACCGGCATTCCCGCGCTGATGGCGCTCGACTTCCAGCAGCGTTCGGAACGGCTGAAGGCGCTGGCCAAGTACCTCGCAGCCCACAAGGAAACGCTCTACGCGATCTCGGCCCACACGGGCGCGACCCGCGCCGACAGCTGGATCGACATCGAAGGCGGTGCCGGCACGCTGAGCGCCTATGCCGGCATCGGCAGCAACGAGCTGCCCTCGGGCAACCTCGTGCACGAAGGCCCGGCCTTCCCGCTCGGCAAGAAGGGTGGCTTCGCGGGCACGCACATCCTGGTGCCGCGCGGCGGCGTGGCGGTGCACATCAACGCCTTCAATTTTCCGGTGTGGGGCCTGCTCGAGAAGTTCGCGCCCAGCTTTCTTGCGGGCATGCCCTGCATCGGCAAGCCGGCCACGGCCACCAGCTACCTCACTGAGGCGCTGGTGCGGCTCATCGTGCAGTCGGGCATCCTGCCCGAAGGCAGCCTGCAGCTGGTGATCGGCGGCACCGGCGACCTGCTCGACCGGCTCGAAGGCGCCGACGTGGTCACCTTCACCGGCTCGGCCGACACCGCGGCCAGGCTGCGCGTGCATCCGAACCTGGTGCGCCAGTCGATCCCGTTCAATGCCGAGGCCGACTCGCTCAACTGCGCGATCCTCGCACCCGACGTGACGCCCGACGACGAGGAGTTCGATCTCTTCGTGAAGGAGGTGGCGCGCGAGATGACGGTCAAAGCCGGCCAGAAGTGCACCGCGATCCGCCGCGCGATCGTGCCGCGCCAGCACCTCGATGCCGTGGCCGAGCGGCTGCGCACGCGACTTGCCAAGGCCGTCGTCGGCGATCCCTCGCGCGAAGAGGTGCGCATGGGCGCCCTCGCCTCGCGCGCGCAGCAGGCCGACGTGGCCGAGCGCGTGGCCACGCTGCTGCAGCGCGCCGAGCTGGTCTACGGCGAGCGCGACGGCTTCTCGCCCGTGGGCGACGGCGTGAGCGAAGGCGCGTTCTTCGCGCCCACGCTGCTCCTGAGCCGCAAGCCACTCGAACACGATGCCGCACACGACGTCGAAGCCTTCGGCCCCGTCAGCACGCTGATGCCCTATGACGGCATCGACGAGGCGCTGGCGCTGGCCGCGCGCGGCCGCGGCAGCCTCGTCGGCACGCTGGTCACGCGCGACCCGGCCATCGCGGCCAGGGCCATTCCGGTGGCGGCCGCCTGGCACGGCCGCCTGCTGGTGCTCGACCGCGAAGCCGCCGCCGAATCGACCGGCCACGGCTCGCCGCTGCCGCAGCTCAAGCATGGCGGTCCGGGCCGCGCGGGCGGCGGCGAAGAACTCGGCGGCCTGCGCGCGGTGAAGCACTACCTGCAGCGCGCCGCGGTGCAGGGCTCGCCCACGATGCTGGCGGCCATTACCGGCGAACACGTGCGCGGCGCGGCCGTGCGCGAGAGCGAGGTGCACCCGTTCCGCCGCTACTTCGAGGACCTGCGCATCGGCGACTCGCTGCTCACGCACCGCCGCACCGTCGGCGAGGCCGACATCGTGGCCTTCGGCGGCATCTCGGGCGACTATTTCTACATGCACTTCGACGAAGTGGCGGCCAGGGAGTCGCCGTTCGGCAAGCGCATCGCGCACGGCTACTTCGTGCTGTCGGCCGCGGCGGGCCTGTTCGTCTCGCCCGCGCCGGGACCGGTGCTCGCGAACTACGGCCTCGACACGCTGCGCTTCGTGAAGCCCGTGGGCATCGGCGACACCATCCGTGCGCGCCTGACCTGCAAGCGCAAGATCGACCGCAACAGGAAGGACGCGAGCGGCCAGGGCCAGGGCGTGGTGGCCTGGGACGTGGAGGTGACGAACCAGGACGGCGAGTTGGTGGCGAGCTACGATATCCTGACCCTCGTCTCCAAGAAACCAGAAACCACCTGA
- a CDS encoding amino acid deaminase: protein MTDTAATADKDFNDPLLGNSFKGYPRTQPPRRRSEVGAAGWNVLAGDLPLPLAVLKREALEHNLAWMQSRVRAWGIDLAPHGKTTMSPQLFQRQLDAGAWGLTFATVTQLGVGVAAGARRTLIANQVVGDEDLAGIQLLLRAHADLRVVFLVDSLAQLALIEDWSKRHPESVPFEVMLEIGVEGARTGCRTQEEAVALATRLRASDAVKLVGIETYEGQGATGASEPDTAYATALMDRVEAIARHCDAQQLFETDEVLVSAGGSAIFDLVAGRLKPALGSPVRGLLRSGCYVTHDHGFYKRMVSAVDERLGCGCGESLRPAMEVWATVQSRPEPGLAILAVGKRDISFDLSMPIPIARAARGMLEAQSVPTGWKITALNDQHAYLRWDAAEEAQAPVVGDRVGLGISHPCTTFDKWHWMPVVEENYRVSDAVAMHF from the coding sequence ATGACCGACACCGCCGCCACCGCCGACAAGGACTTCAACGATCCCCTGCTGGGCAACAGCTTCAAGGGCTACCCGCGCACCCAGCCGCCGCGCCGCCGCAGCGAGGTGGGTGCGGCGGGCTGGAACGTGCTGGCAGGCGACCTGCCGCTGCCGCTGGCCGTGCTCAAGCGCGAGGCGCTCGAGCACAACCTCGCCTGGATGCAGTCGCGCGTGCGCGCATGGGGCATCGACCTGGCGCCGCACGGCAAGACCACCATGTCGCCGCAGCTCTTCCAGCGCCAGCTCGATGCCGGCGCCTGGGGGCTCACCTTCGCCACCGTCACGCAGCTTGGCGTGGGCGTGGCGGCCGGCGCGCGCCGCACGCTGATTGCCAACCAGGTGGTGGGCGACGAGGACCTGGCCGGCATCCAGCTGCTGCTTCGGGCGCACGCCGACCTGCGCGTGGTGTTCCTGGTCGACTCGCTGGCGCAGCTCGCACTGATCGAGGACTGGTCGAAGCGGCATCCCGAGAGCGTGCCTTTCGAGGTGATGCTGGAAATCGGCGTCGAGGGTGCGCGCACGGGCTGCCGCACGCAGGAGGAAGCGGTGGCGCTCGCCACGCGGCTGCGCGCCAGCGATGCGGTCAAGCTCGTGGGCATCGAGACCTACGAAGGGCAGGGCGCCACGGGTGCCAGCGAGCCCGACACGGCCTACGCCACTGCGCTGATGGACCGCGTGGAAGCCATCGCGCGCCACTGCGATGCGCAGCAGCTGTTCGAGACCGACGAGGTGCTGGTCTCGGCCGGCGGCTCCGCCATCTTCGATCTCGTGGCCGGACGCCTGAAGCCCGCGCTCGGTTCGCCGGTGCGCGGCCTGCTGCGCTCGGGCTGCTATGTGACGCACGACCACGGCTTCTACAAGCGCATGGTGAGCGCGGTGGACGAGCGCCTGGGCTGCGGTTGCGGCGAGAGCCTGCGCCCCGCGATGGAGGTGTGGGCCACGGTGCAATCGCGGCCCGAGCCGGGCCTGGCGATCCTGGCCGTGGGCAAGCGCGACATCTCCTTCGACCTCTCGATGCCGATACCGATCGCGCGCGCCGCACGCGGCATGCTCGAAGCGCAATCCGTGCCCACCGGCTGGAAGATCACCGCGCTCAACGACCAGCACGCCTACCTGCGCTGGGACGCCGCCGAAGAAGCGCAGGCCCCCGTGGTCGGTGATCGCGTCGGCCTCGGCATCTCGCACCCGTGCACCACCTTCGACAAATGGCACTGGATGCCGGTGGTCGAAGAAAACTACCGCGTGAGCGACGCCGTCGCCATGCATTTCTGA
- a CDS encoding amidohydrolase family protein translates to MSDRSKAILLEAGLVVDGSGGPSWPGDVLLQGDRILALGEGLRGRLPEGLALEEVEVVDCRTKVIAPGFIDAHTHDDAIVLGDPLCLPKVSQGITTVVTGNCGISLAPYRTPQSKPPLTLLGAESFQHATMAEYRAAVDAVQPALNVAALVGHTTLRFAAMEALDRPASGEELARMEALLEGCMAEGAHGLSSGLFYEEAFAAPAEEVTALARVVARHGGVYATHLRSEMQQIIEALHEAGDTAFSAGVPLVISHHKCAGPANWGRTKETLPLIEALAQRQKISMDVYPYVAGSTVLREDLVDGVIDVLLTWSDPHPEMTGRLVSDIAREWGVTEQEACLRLKPGGACYFQMQEEDVERVIAHPLTMIGSDGLPHDRHPHPRLWGAFPRVFARYWRERRLFTLEQAVHKMTGMTARNLRIADRGLLRVGAMADVVVFDPETIADTATYDKPHGLSLGVERVFVNGVLAYRGGHGGSPRVLARAGRMLTRGE, encoded by the coding sequence GTGAGCGATCGATCCAAAGCCATCCTGCTCGAGGCCGGACTCGTGGTCGACGGCTCGGGCGGTCCCTCGTGGCCCGGCGACGTGCTGCTGCAGGGCGACCGCATCCTCGCGCTCGGCGAAGGCCTGCGCGGGCGGCTGCCCGAAGGCCTGGCGCTCGAAGAGGTCGAGGTCGTCGACTGCCGCACAAAAGTGATCGCACCCGGCTTCATCGATGCGCACACGCACGACGATGCCATCGTGCTGGGCGACCCGCTGTGCCTGCCGAAGGTGTCGCAGGGCATCACCACCGTGGTGACGGGCAACTGCGGCATCTCGCTTGCGCCGTACCGCACGCCGCAATCGAAGCCGCCGCTCACGCTGCTGGGCGCGGAATCGTTCCAGCATGCCACCATGGCCGAGTACCGTGCGGCCGTCGATGCCGTGCAGCCTGCGCTCAACGTGGCGGCGCTCGTGGGGCATACCACCCTGCGCTTCGCGGCCATGGAGGCGCTCGACCGGCCCGCGAGCGGTGAGGAGTTGGCGCGCATGGAGGCGCTGCTGGAGGGCTGCATGGCCGAAGGCGCGCATGGGCTGTCTTCGGGGCTGTTCTACGAAGAAGCGTTTGCCGCGCCGGCCGAAGAAGTGACAGCGCTCGCGCGCGTCGTGGCAAGGCACGGCGGCGTCTACGCGACGCACCTGCGCAGCGAAATGCAGCAGATCATCGAGGCGCTGCACGAGGCGGGCGACACGGCGTTCAGCGCGGGCGTGCCGCTGGTCATCTCGCACCACAAGTGCGCGGGTCCCGCCAACTGGGGCCGCACGAAGGAAACGCTGCCGTTGATCGAAGCGCTTGCCCAGCGCCAGAAGATCTCGATGGATGTGTACCCCTACGTGGCTGGTTCGACCGTGCTGCGCGAAGACCTGGTCGATGGCGTCATCGACGTGCTGCTGACCTGGTCCGACCCGCACCCCGAAATGACCGGCCGCCTGGTTTCCGACATCGCGCGCGAGTGGGGGGTCACCGAGCAGGAGGCCTGCCTGCGCCTCAAGCCCGGCGGCGCCTGCTACTTCCAGATGCAGGAGGAAGACGTGGAGCGCGTCATCGCGCACCCGCTCACCATGATCGGCAGCGACGGCCTGCCGCACGACCGCCATCCGCACCCGCGGCTGTGGGGCGCGTTCCCGCGCGTGTTCGCGCGCTACTGGCGCGAGCGCCGCCTGTTCACGCTCGAGCAGGCCGTGCACAAGATGACGGGCATGACCGCGCGCAACCTGCGCATTGCAGACCGCGGATTGCTGCGTGTGGGTGCGATGGCCGACGTGGTGGTGTTCGACCCCGAGACCATCGCCGACACCGCGACCTACGACAAGCCGCACGGCCTGAGCCTGGGCGTGGAGCGGGTGTTCGTGAACGGGGTGCTGGCGTATCGAGGCGGCCACGGCGGATCGCCCCGCGTGCTCGCGCGCGCGGGGCGGATGCTGACGCGCGGCGAATAG
- a CDS encoding flavin reductase family protein → MNAIHRKPVPLAKAYRLLNHGPTVLVSAAHGGQRNIMAAAWAMPLDFDPPKVAVVLDKSTWTRVLLEASGSFALQVPTRAQLDLTDALGNSSGREIVERDGHDKFAAYGLQTFAGVATEAPLLEGCAAWLECRLLPELPIQQRYDLFLGEVIAAQADARVFADGRWNFTGHDELRTLHHVAGGHFIVDGEAVDARPLAPVGR, encoded by the coding sequence ATGAACGCCATTCACCGCAAGCCCGTTCCGCTCGCCAAGGCCTACCGCCTGCTCAACCATGGCCCCACCGTGCTCGTGAGTGCCGCGCACGGCGGCCAGCGCAACATCATGGCCGCGGCCTGGGCGATGCCGCTGGACTTCGACCCGCCCAAGGTGGCCGTGGTGCTCGACAAGAGCACCTGGACGCGCGTGCTGCTCGAAGCCTCGGGCAGCTTCGCGCTGCAGGTGCCCACGCGCGCGCAGCTCGACCTGACCGATGCGCTGGGCAACAGCTCGGGCCGCGAGATCGTGGAACGCGATGGACACGACAAGTTCGCGGCCTATGGCCTGCAGACCTTCGCGGGCGTCGCAACCGAGGCGCCGCTGCTGGAAGGCTGCGCGGCCTGGCTCGAATGCCGCCTGCTGCCCGAGCTGCCGATCCAGCAGCGCTACGACCTGTTCCTGGGCGAGGTGATCGCGGCGCAGGCCGATGCGCGCGTGTTCGCCGATGGGCGATGGAACTTCACCGGGCACGACGAGTTGCGCACGCTGCATCACGTGGCGGGCGGGCATTTCATCGTCGACGGCGAGGCCGTCGATGCGCGGCCGCTGGCGCCCGTGGGCCGCTAG
- a CDS encoding lysostaphin resistance A-like protein: MPSTKSTAFPSATQAALLFLAVFICEFVIDVALRDANRWLGLNGMQLGVLSTVLGNGCVFAVVMHHQKLTYRELFHQSPASARATLMLVVPPVLLLVPGLMVVMTAVLNLLVFVAPLSAWEESMFSRMADGSIAATLAVCLMAPLLEEMLFRGIVLRGFLLRYSRWQAIVGSALLFGAAHLNIYQFVVGLVMGTVLGWLYERSRSLIPCIALHAAYNSGTIFIGDWPDGTSTADMAWALLLAAIAGLCGVLALRRMLVLPVARNPAP; encoded by the coding sequence ATGCCCTCCACCAAGAGCACGGCCTTTCCCTCTGCCACGCAGGCCGCGCTGTTGTTCCTGGCGGTGTTTATCTGCGAATTCGTCATCGATGTTGCGCTGCGCGATGCCAATCGCTGGCTCGGCCTGAACGGGATGCAGCTCGGCGTGTTGTCCACAGTGCTGGGCAACGGCTGCGTGTTCGCCGTGGTCATGCACCACCAGAAGCTCACCTACCGCGAACTCTTCCACCAATCACCCGCTTCCGCCCGGGCCACCCTCATGCTGGTCGTGCCGCCCGTGCTGCTGCTCGTGCCGGGCCTGATGGTGGTGATGACCGCCGTGCTCAACCTGCTGGTTTTCGTCGCGCCGCTTTCGGCCTGGGAAGAGTCGATGTTCAGCCGCATGGCCGACGGCAGCATCGCGGCCACGCTGGCCGTGTGCCTCATGGCGCCGCTGCTCGAGGAAATGCTGTTCCGCGGCATCGTGCTGCGCGGGTTCCTGCTGCGCTATTCGCGGTGGCAGGCCATCGTGGGCTCGGCGCTGCTCTTCGGCGCCGCGCATCTGAACATCTACCAGTTTGTCGTGGGCCTGGTGATGGGTACCGTGCTCGGATGGCTCTATGAGCGCAGCCGCTCGTTGATCCCGTGCATCGCGCTGCACGCGGCCTACAACAGCGGCACGATCTTCATCGGCGACTGGCCGGATGGCACCTCGACGGCGGACATGGCGTGGGCCTTGCTGCTGGCCGCGATCGCAGGCCTGTGCGGCGTGCTGGCATTGCGCCGCATGCTGGTGCTACCGGTCGCGCGCAACCCCGCTCCCTGA
- a CDS encoding isoprenylcysteine carboxylmethyltransferase family protein has protein sequence MPLWFQILLFIAGTAALLYVSRGPLRQPGSHGFYRFFAWECMLVLIIVNLPVWHVDPLSFTQLLSCVFLALSIWLPIHAVKLLKAHGKPTEARSDDPALYGFEKTSSIVSTGAFRYIRHPMYTALMLLAWGAFLKQFTWFTLALVLAATVLLFLTALSDEKECIAHFGDDYREYMRSTRRFIPFVL, from the coding sequence ATGCCTCTCTGGTTCCAGATCCTTCTCTTCATTGCCGGCACGGCCGCGCTGCTGTACGTCTCGCGCGGCCCGCTGCGCCAGCCCGGCTCGCACGGCTTCTACCGCTTCTTCGCGTGGGAGTGCATGCTGGTGCTGATCATCGTGAACCTGCCGGTGTGGCACGTCGATCCGCTGTCCTTCACCCAGCTGCTTTCCTGCGTCTTCCTCGCGCTGTCGATCTGGCTGCCGATCCATGCGGTGAAGCTGCTCAAGGCCCACGGCAAGCCGACCGAGGCGCGCAGCGACGACCCGGCGCTCTACGGCTTCGAGAAGACTTCGTCCATCGTCAGCACGGGGGCCTTCCGCTATATCCGCCACCCGATGTACACCGCGCTGATGCTGCTGGCCTGGGGCGCCTTCCTGAAGCAGTTCACCTGGTTCACCCTGGCGCTGGTGCTGGCCGCCACGGTGCTGCTGTTTCTCACGGCCCTGAGCGACGAGAAGGAATGCATCGCGCACTTCGGCGACGACTACCGCGAATACATGCGCAGCACGCGGCGCTTCATTCCGTTCGTGCTGTAG
- a CDS encoding ABC transporter ATP-binding protein: MSHPLLQLDGFCVAYRTVEAVHSVRLHVNEGEIVTVIGPNGAGKTTLLCAAMGLLPSTGSLALHGERIARPSVETMVARGVALVPERRELFGEMSVEDNLLLGGFYQWRKGRRDQRARMEEVFEIFPRLRERKPQLASTLSGGERQMLAIGRALMARPRLLMLDEPSLGLAPLVVREVLRVVSQLRSHGVSVLLVEQNARAALQVADRAYVLEMGAIALEGKARDLLHDQRIIDTYLGIGKKE; encoded by the coding sequence ATGAGCCACCCCCTGCTTCAACTCGACGGCTTCTGCGTCGCCTACCGCACGGTCGAGGCGGTGCACAGCGTGCGCCTGCATGTGAACGAAGGCGAGATCGTCACCGTGATCGGCCCCAACGGCGCCGGCAAGACCACGCTGCTGTGCGCGGCGATGGGCCTCTTGCCCTCCACCGGCAGCCTCGCGCTGCACGGCGAGCGCATCGCGCGCCCGAGCGTCGAGACCATGGTCGCGCGCGGCGTGGCGCTGGTGCCCGAGCGGCGCGAGCTGTTCGGCGAGATGTCGGTCGAAGACAACCTGCTGCTTGGCGGCTTCTACCAGTGGCGCAAGGGCAGGCGCGACCAGCGCGCGCGCATGGAAGAAGTGTTCGAGATCTTTCCGCGGCTGCGCGAACGCAAGCCGCAGCTGGCCTCGACGCTCTCGGGCGGCGAACGCCAGATGCTGGCCATCGGCCGCGCGCTGATGGCGCGCCCGCGGCTGCTGATGCTCGACGAACCCTCGCTCGGCCTGGCGCCGCTGGTGGTGCGCGAGGTGCTGCGCGTGGTCTCGCAGCTGCGAAGCCATGGCGTCTCGGTGCTGCTGGTGGAGCAGAACGCACGCGCCGCGTTGCAGGTGGCCGACCGGGCCTATGTGCTCGAGATGGGCGCCATCGCGCTCGAAGGCAAGGCGCGCGACCTGCTGCATGACCAACGGATCATCGATACCTACCTCGGTATCGGCAAGAAGGAATGA
- a CDS encoding SDR family NAD(P)-dependent oxidoreductase encodes MFDLTGKAALVTGGNGGIGLGMAQGLAKAGARVVIAARNAQKSAAAVETLRALGSDSFALEVDVADEASVQKAVDEAAARCGRLDILVNNAGTTVRKPVDQLALDEWRLVLDTNLTSAFLCSRAAHPHMKAAGGGKIINIGSMMSIFGAPYAPAYAASKAGIVQLTKSTALSWAADNIQVNAILPGWFETELTDGARSQIPGLYDRVVARAAAGRWGQPADIAGTAVFLASPASDYVTGAAIPVDGGFSISG; translated from the coding sequence ATGTTCGATCTCACAGGAAAGGCAGCGCTCGTCACCGGCGGCAACGGCGGCATCGGACTGGGCATGGCCCAAGGGCTGGCCAAGGCCGGCGCCCGCGTGGTCATTGCCGCGCGCAACGCGCAGAAGTCGGCCGCCGCGGTCGAGACGCTCAGGGCCCTGGGCAGCGACAGCTTCGCGCTCGAAGTCGACGTGGCCGACGAAGCCTCGGTGCAGAAGGCGGTCGACGAAGCGGCCGCGCGCTGCGGCCGCCTCGACATCCTCGTCAACAACGCCGGCACCACCGTGCGCAAGCCCGTCGACCAGCTCGCACTGGACGAATGGCGCCTGGTGCTGGACACCAACCTGACCAGCGCTTTCCTGTGCAGCCGCGCCGCGCACCCACACATGAAGGCGGCCGGTGGCGGCAAGATCATCAACATCGGCTCGATGATGTCGATCTTCGGCGCGCCCTATGCGCCGGCCTATGCCGCGAGCAAGGCGGGCATCGTGCAGCTCACCAAATCGACCGCGCTTTCATGGGCGGCCGACAACATCCAGGTCAACGCGATCCTGCCGGGCTGGTTCGAGACCGAACTGACCGACGGCGCCCGCAGCCAGATCCCGGGCCTGTACGACCGCGTGGTGGCCCGCGCCGCCGCCGGCCGCTGGGGCCAGCCGGCCGACATCGCCGGCACCGCGGTGTTCCTCGCGAGCCCCGCCTCCGACTACGTGACCGGCGCCGCGATCCCGGTGGACGGCGGATTCTCCATCTCTGGCTGA